A genomic stretch from Bordetella sp. N includes:
- the yghU gene encoding glutathione-dependent disulfide-bond oxidoreductase, with the protein MSQTPRKNQPESYVPPKVWTPGTEYGGTFGSINRPVSGARFDKELPVGLHPLQLYSQGTPNGQKVTILLEELLQAGHSGAEYDAWLIDIFKGDQFGSGFVGINPNSKIPALVDRSAAPAMRVFESGSILVYLAEKFGAFLPAERRARTETFNWLMWQMGTAPFVGGGLGHFYAYAPIKIEYAIDRYAMEVKRQLHVLDTHLASHEFLAGGEYTIADIAVWPWHPGSLYGVYNTHEFLNVREYENVLRWYHAIAARPAVKRGRLVNRVSGDPGTFLRERHDARDFDALT; encoded by the coding sequence ATGTCGCAAACGCCACGCAAGAACCAGCCCGAATCCTATGTCCCGCCGAAAGTCTGGACGCCGGGTACCGAATATGGCGGGACGTTCGGCAGCATCAACCGCCCGGTGTCGGGAGCGCGATTTGACAAGGAACTGCCGGTAGGCCTGCATCCGCTGCAGCTCTATTCGCAGGGCACGCCAAACGGCCAGAAAGTGACGATCCTGCTGGAGGAGTTGCTGCAGGCAGGCCATTCCGGCGCCGAATACGATGCATGGCTTATCGACATATTCAAGGGCGACCAGTTCGGCAGCGGCTTCGTGGGCATCAATCCCAATTCGAAAATCCCGGCACTGGTGGACCGCTCGGCCGCTCCGGCCATGCGCGTATTCGAGAGCGGATCCATTCTTGTCTATCTTGCGGAGAAGTTCGGCGCGTTCCTGCCGGCCGAGCGCCGCGCACGCACCGAGACCTTCAACTGGTTGATGTGGCAAATGGGCACGGCGCCTTTCGTGGGCGGAGGCCTGGGACACTTCTATGCCTATGCGCCGATCAAGATCGAGTATGCGATAGACCGCTATGCCATGGAGGTCAAGCGCCAACTGCATGTACTGGATACGCATCTGGCCTCGCACGAGTTCCTTGCCGGCGGCGAATACACCATTGCGGACATTGCCGTCTGGCCGTGGCATCCGGGCAGCCTGTACGGTGTCTACAACACGCACGAATTCCTGAACGTGCGGGAATACGAGAACGTTCTGCGCTGGTACCACGCCATTGCCGCGCGCCCCGCGGTGAAGCGCGGCAGGCTGGTGAACCGCGTGTCCGGCGACCCCGGCACATTCCTGCGCGAACGCCATGACGCAAGAGATTTCGACGCGTTGACGTGA